The stretch of DNA CGGCGTGTCCTTGCTCCGATGGCGTTGGAGAGGATGGCCCTGGAGAAAGAAGTGGATGTGCTTCGTGTGCGGGGGATGCAGGGGGTTGTGCTTGCAGTCGAGCACCCGTCGAACGGCTTATGGATGTTGCAGGGAATTCGTTCTCTCTTTTGGACATAGTCTATGACGTTCTACGTAAGAAGAGTATGTTTTGCGTTCAAAACCTTTGCTGGACCAGTTTCTCAGACGAGGAATGTTATCGGATCCCTCTAATGCCAACGATGTCCCCCGGAATACGACAAGCAAAAATCCAATGAATCCAAAAAATAGATGTGGAGAAATGAAGGGGCAATGGTGGTGGATTGTGGTGAACCCAGCATCTAGCCAGGCCCGTATCACTTGTCCGCCCGTTATTTTGGGTCATCAAGCTTGATCCCGAACCACAATGTCAGCAACACTTTCCTCTATACTGGTTCGCATCCAGAACTTTCGAAATCTACGCGACAAATTATAGGCTTATCCAGGAAATCATAATCGCTCTTAGAGATTGTCAGCAACTCTATTGCAAGCGTGCCAGGCGTTTGTGGTGCACACATGTCGTATACGGATCCACAACACGTTCACTATTTTGTCAACCGGTCGTTTTGCATGCTTCATGGCCTCTAGGAAAAAATGGACTTGATACCGCAACACAACCATGGCTCAGATCATCACCTAGTTGAGGGAACTCGCAACCGGTGGCCCCCTGTCCAACGTACCCAACTCTCGATGTCAACGTCCCCACCAATGAACGGACACGTTGTACGCTCTTTAATACCACTGAAGCCTCGAGGTGGCCATACTTTCATCTCATCCTCCTAACCACCATCATGTTGCCAACTTCGGCGATAAATGAAAGCGCAAAAGTAAAACCTGGTTTCTTCAAGAACCTACTGAACCACTTCAAGAAACCGTCCAAAAAACCACATAACCAGTCCACCGCGAGTTTTTCCTCTTCGCTTAGCGCTCTAAAAACAATCATAGTGGCCCCCTTCAGAAGCCATCGTACAAAGCCTTTGCATCCCAATGGACAGCAGTGTACAACGCACCGATTCTCGGTAAGTAACATACCACATGCCAATCCGACTCAATTCGTATATACAAAACTAACTGCGTAATCTCCGTCAAACAGGCTGCAGAAACCTATACAACCTACTCCGTGGCGAACCAATCTAAGGAGAGTCGATTACCTGCGATACCACTGCCTCTTAGGGCTTCCCGGTCGGGTTCAGACGCATCTCTTTACTCAGAAATTCATATCCAAATCGTTCCACCTTCTTCCAGCGAATTGGACCTCGATGAGATCTAGGTAACTCGTCACATTCACATGTCGCCAAAACCAACCACTACAACGACGCCATGATCTTCGCCAACATGATATCATGAATCAGCAGTATCGAAAAATGGTCTCAATAACATCGGTTCCGCTTTCACCATGTCTGACCATCATTGATAAGGTGTCATGTTCGGCCCACTCACTATCTAGTACTCAACGCCAATAATAAACCAACAAATGTCGAACACGTCTGGAAGGGGAAATCATCTGATGCTACACTTCAATCTTATGTTCTTATATATGCATACTCTATGCTCATTCAAAAGCGCGTTCCGGTCTCTAAATCAAACTGTGCAACGTCTATCACAATTGACCTGTCAGTAAGGTCAAAAACCCAGATAGCCTCTGAACATCAAAAAGACTGATCCAAATATCGTCAGCAAAACTGCGCTATAAGTGTAGACGGCTACTGCGATTGACTTGCCGGTTATGAACAATAATTGAAAGCAGTCCGAGTCGATGTGTCTAATCGTCCCAATAGGGCAAGGGAGGACATGTTTGCTTATGACGTAAGACCACAGGCGGCAACATTTGGTCATCCTTCAACACGTCATCCTACCGCTCTTCAACAAGAAGCGCTCGGGAGTCGCATCGTAGGGCCCTGAGTTGAAACATTCACTCATGTATTCCAATGTCATCCTACCGAGGTATGAATTTCAAGAAAAGTATAAAATGGTCTGGGTACAACCTCTACAATCCATATCTAAACACCCACTCAAATTCCTGTTGCCTTCAATCTCTCTCCAATAATAATGGAATCAGCGAAATCTCTCTTTGATACACCAGTACAGCCTGTGACTGGCCTTGGACGTTATCGCGTACTTTCGGCGACGGCTGGTGTGCATGTCTCGCCTTTGCAGCTCGGCGCTATGAGTATTGGCGATAAATGGAGCGAGCTTGGGATGGGAAGCATGGATAAAATTTCCAGCTTCAAGCTCCTCGACGCGTTCTTTGACAACGGAGGAAACTTCATCGACACAGCCAACTTCTAGTAAGATTTACAGTTTGTCGATCATCGTTCTTACTGACTTTAACATCATTTTCAGTCAAGATGAGACTTCGGAAATGTTCATCGGCGAATGGGCAGAGTCTCGAGGAATCCGCGATCAGCTCTTCATCGCAACCAAGGTACACCAAATTTCTTTTTTAATCAACATAATACTAAAATTTATCTGCTTAGTATTCCAACAACACGAAGAATAGGACAGGTGCAATCAAGCAAGCTGCGCTGTACTCTGGCAACAGTGCAAAATCCATGCACATTTCGGTGGAAGCATCTCTGAAGAAATTGCGCACGTCGTACATCGATCTCTTCTACCTTCACTTCTGGGACTGGGACACCAGCTTCGAGGAAGTGATGAAGGCTATGCATACCCTTATCGTGCAAGGAAAGGTTTTGTACCTCGTATGTCATGCTTCTCTATCCCAAGGCTGGACTCGGTGTACTGACATTGTTTATTATAGGGTGTTTCAAATACTCCGGCATGGGTTGTTTCCAAGGCTAATCAATACGCTCGCGATCATGGGCTTACGCCTTTCGTGATCTATCAAGGCTACTGGAATATCTTGGATCGTTCTTTCGAAAGAGATATCATTCCAATGGCACGATCTGAAGGTAATATCAACTCCGCCAGGTCACGGACTATTCACTCAAGTATCACTGTTCATAGGAATGGCACTCGCTCCGTATGGCGTCCTCGGTGGAGGAAAGATTCGCacagatgaggaagaagaaagacgTCGCGCTAATGGCGAGCACGGCCGTACAGTCTTTGACCCGAACTGGGAACGAACAGACAGAGAGAAAGCGATCTGCAAAGCGCTTGAAAACGTTGCAGCTGAAGTTGGCGCAAAAAGCATCACCTCAGGTACGCTTAGCTATCGCCTCCAAAAAGTTATATAATGGAATCTGACGTCTGTGATGCCTTGTAGTGGCGATTGCGTACGTGATGCAGAAGACGCCATATGTGTTCCCTGTAATTGGCGGGCGGAAGGTTGAGCATTTGCTCGCGAATGTGGAGGCTCTGGATATTTCTTTGACGAAAGAGCAAATTCAGTACTTGGATAATGCATCTCCGTTTGATCCTGGGTATCCCAACTGGCTAATTGTGAGCTTCCTTCTCCGTCATTTGGAGCTTTGATACTGACACAGTTTCCTTCAGGGTGATGGAACTGGACGCAGTGCTATGCTCCAAGCATTCTTTGTGAATGAGCCCAGACCCACCGCAGAGCCACTTCGTCCCAGTCACCTGtagattttttttctgccaCTTCGCATACCAAAATGTTCTCAATGCTAATGTATACTTTTAATGGCGATATTCTGACCATTATATCCGAGTTCACCCACATGTAAATTAATATGATAACAACCATACAAGAGAcccaaaataaaaagaagacGAGATATTTCCTTAGGTATATAATCCAGCTCACTGCTACTTCCATCGCCAGCACCACACTCCTTCCTCCTCGGCATATCGTTACTGAGGCCTACATTTTTTCTCGTATACGTGAAAACCCACCAAAGGCTGATAACCTAATCCATCCTCCGCTCCCTCCAACCCCCGCGcttccttcccctcctccccgTTGCTGCGCCGCCGACACCCACCGATTCGGCGCAACCACATCATCATAAGCCGGAGGCAACCCACccgcctctgcctcctccaTGAACAATGCCCGCCCGGCATCCTGCTCTCGTCGCGGTTCCGCTGCGGGCGCGTGGCGCGAAAGGTTGCGTGCAGAGGCTGTATTTGGGATCCGTGACATGGCAAAGCTCGAGGGTGGTACCGACGGCGAGCTTGATAAGGAGCTCAAAAACCGGAGAATGAACGCAGGCCGCCGCTGCCCAACGGTGTGTGGGCGGGAAACGCCGTTGCTGCCTATGGCTCCCCCTCCGCGGTTGGAGAAGGCGTACTCGGAGAGGTTGCTGGTCATATGCGCACGCCGTCGACGCATGCGCATACCCAGAAGGTGATTATGACGAAGAGAAATGTAAGTGCGCCTAGCATCCCGCCGACGATAGCGCCGACTGGTGGCGAGGTGCTGGTTACGGCGGATGTGGATGGTGATAATGCATTTGATGTGGAGGTGGAAAAGGACGTCAATGAAGATAAAGATgctgacgatgaggaggaggaggaagatgatgatgacgatgacgatgaaccTGCTGAAGGATCTGGTACTTCGAGTAAAATTCTGTCAACAGTGAGCTGCGAACTTCCGCCAGAAAATCGAAGATCTGGTTCGTTTTTGATGATAATCTGGTGCACCCCTAGAGTGTCGAACCTCTGTGAAAACAAAACAATCTATCAAGCAAGACAGAAGACAATGTCAGTAGATTGATTATGTTACTACGACCAAAAATGACGTTTGAGTCGAAGTTTCAATGAATTCTTAAGCATACCGGAGGGTTGTGTCCGTCGTCCGTGCGGTTGACTGCGTTTATTGCTTTAAAGTTTGGTTTGTTGGGGTCGCAGTCAATGCAAATCCCATATTGACCACCACAACAGCGTGGAATTCCAAAGTAGTAGAACGCAATAGCAGGTTCTGCGATAATGAGATGCAAAAATTTAGTCGTCAGATAGCATTGAAGATCCGTTTGAACTGTGCAAACGCACCAGGAAACGTCTGTCAGAGAGAACGGCGTCGAGTCAGCTACCAAGGCAAATCTTGGTGGTATGTCGAGTAAAAACTCACAAAAGTAACAGTGTCATTAATGCCGTTCGTTGATGAGAGTGTCCCCGTCGTTCCAACATTGCTTGCGTTCCAAAAACCTGCGAGAAACCAGCTCCTCCCTTGATACTTTAGATGTTCAGTGTCACGGTCATCGAATGTATCGTTCCTGAAGCCAGACATCCGGTGCCGACAGAGAACTTGGACTAAACTTTGGATGAAGCGAATGTAGTTTGAACGAGAGCTATTCGCTGATACAGTGGATTCTGCAAGAGCGCGGTACTGGAGGTTTTCAAGTCTCAGCTCGCTATGTATAAGGTATTCCCTGTGATGTACCGGTGTATAATTTTGGGCTCCGGACATCATCCATGATCAAAAGATGACGCTACAATCAACAAATCAACGAGGTTGCAGGTAAATAACCCGTAGTTGAGTCCCTACACCGGCTGCACCAATTTGAGGCATAGGACAGTTCGAATACAAAATGCATTTACCTCGAAACTATGGTTGTATTACCAGAAAGTTGCCCATTATCTGCAATACCTGAAGGTTTGGTGGGCCGGACATCATGGAAAAGATTCAAGGTGAGAGGCTGCAGCCTGAGTATGCCCTCTAAAATCAGTTGATCACGGTGCCAGGGCGGAATCATAACCGCGAACGCCGATCCAAACGAGTATTGTGCGTGTCGCACAGACCGTTGTCGAGATGTTCGGTCTACTTGACTTCATTCCTCTCTGCGGATTAAGCCTAGACGGGGACTCCTTCAGCTAATGCGCCTGCCGCAGAGATTCAGAATGATAACCGGGAGGTATGCATTCATgttttcatcatcatttttgCTTCTGGATGGGGCTTTCGATATGATTGGCCTATGAATAGGCGATTGCAGGATATATTTCCACAGCAGTGAAGGATCTGTTGAAATATACAAAGCCTCTGGAAGACATGGTGAAGTTCTGGAGCATCCATCAAGCCACCGAGACGGACGTGGGCAATGTGCATATCCAGATCGGCCGTGAATCCTATGGATTATAAGTAATTGTTTTCGCGTACCACCACATAAACTTGAAATTCACTTTTCTGATTTCGATATTTTCCGACTGAAACTACTTAGAAATCACGCATCAAGTGAAGGGATCATGATATAGAGAGGGGTGCAGGCGGTGATATAGAATGTAAAGAGCAAGATGGTAGTAAGGCTTTGAAATGAATGTCGACTCTCGAGTCTGTAACGGTCACATGCTCGTCAGCACAATCATTCGGCAGAACCTCGGCACGACATTTAGGAGCCACTTCGCGACTCTTCACTCAGGTTGAGGCTCTTTCACTAGCTTTTACCTCGCCTATCCAGTGTTTTGCCCGTCT from Psilocybe cubensis strain MGC-MH-2018 chromosome 7, whole genome shotgun sequence encodes:
- a CDS encoding Aryl-alcohol dehydrogenase [NADP(+)]; the encoded protein is MESAKSLFDTPVQPVTGLGRYRVLSATAGVHVSPLQLGAMSIGDKWSELGMGSMDKISSFKLLDAFFDNGGNFIDTANFYQDETSEMFIGEWAESRGIRDQLFIATKYSNNTKNRTGAIKQAALYSGNSAKSMHISVEASLKKLRTSYIDLFYLHFWDWDTSFEEVMKAMHTLIVQGKVLYLGVSNTPAWVVSKANQYARDHGLTPFVIYQGYWNILDRSFERDIIPMARSEGMALAPYGVLGGGKIRTDEEEERRRANGEHGRTVFDPNWERTDREKAICKALENVAAEVGAKSITSVAIAYVMQKTPYVFPVIGGRKVEHLLANVEALDISLTKEQIQYLDNASPFDPGYPNWLIGDGTGRSAMLQAFFVNEPRPTAEPLRPSHL